In bacterium, the genomic window CGAGATCTCGCCGGGGCTCGGCCTTCGCGGGCGCGTCGCCGGCGCGCGCGTCGCGGTTGGATCGCCCGCATACGCGCGCGAAATCGGCATCGGCGCCGAGGCGCTGCGGGCGTCGATCGACGAGGCGGCGCGCGACGGGGAATCGGCCGTCGTCGTGGCGATCGACGGCGTCGCCGCCGGAACGATCGCCGTCTCCGATCCGCCCAAGGACGACGCGGCGCAAACGGTCGCGCGGCTTAGGGAGATGGGTTTTTCGGTCGCGATGCTGACGGGCGACGCGCGGCCGACCGCGGCTGCCGTTGCCGCGCGCCTGGGTATCGAGGACGTGATCGCGGAGGTTTTGCCCGACAAGAAGGCCGAGCGGATCGCGCAATTGCAGGACGAGGGCCGCGTTGTCGCGATGGTCGGCGACGGCATCAACGATGCGCCCGCACTGGCGCGCGCGGATCTGGGTATCGCGCTTTCCAGCGGGACCGACGTGGCGATCGAATCCGCGGACCTTGCGATCGTCGGGCCTCGGCTGATGACGGTCGTGACATCGATCGAGATCTCGCGGCGCACGCTATCGGCGATCCGGCAAAATCTCTTCTTTGCGTTCATTTACAATGTCGTCGGGATCCCGTTGGCGGCGGGCGGATTCTATCTGCTGACGGGAGGTCCGCTGCCGCCCACGTTCGCCGCGGCGGCGATGGCGGCCAGCTCCATTTCCGTCATTTCGAATTCACTGCGGTTGCGCCGCGCGTTCACGCGCGCGCCGGAAGACACCGGTACGCGCACGGCGGCGGTCGCCGGCGCCGAGGCGTGAGCAGACCGACCGAGCGCGCCGTTCAGTCCCTTACGTCCTTGGCGACCACGCGGACCGACAAGCGCCCGCCTGTGTCAAAATTTTCGAGCAGCCGTTTCTGGCGCTTGGGCGCGATGTCGCCGTAGAGGTGCGTCGTGATCGAAGAACTGTGACCGAGGATATCCTGCACGTCGGCGACCGGGCGGCCGCTGTTCAATAACATCGTCGCCAGCGTGTGACGCAAAACGTGCGGCGTGACGCGGCGCCGGATGCCGGCGGCCTTGCGTGCGCGATCGAAGATGTTCTCGACGGCGAAAATGGAAAGGCGCCCGCCGAAACGGTTCAGAAACAGCGCCGGCTCGGCCGCGTTCGCCGGCTCCCGGGTGGCCTTGTAGCGCCGGAGTGCCGCGATCGTTCTGTCGCTGTCGATGTGCAAGACGCGTTCGCGCGATTGACGTCCGACGACGCACAACGTCCGTTTCGCGAGATTGAGGCCGCCGATATCGAGCGCGGCCAGTTCACCGACACGCATACCCGAGGCGAAAAGCAGCTCGATCACGGCGCGATCGCGTATGGCGTTGCGATAAAGCAGCACGTCGCGCGCGCCGGCGTCTTCCTGGCGCTCGGCCAGGCGCTCGACCTCGGCCTCGAGATAATCGAGGAGGCGCTCGACATCGCCGATGTTCAGGATCTTGGGCATCGGGCGCGTGGCCGTCACGCCCGCGACGACGCCGACTGTCGGATTTGTGCCGATGCCGCCCAGATTCTCGAAGAAACCGAAAAACGCCTTAAGCGTCATCAGCTTTCGCCGGAGCGACGCGGGTTTCAGGCCGTCAACGTCCGATAATTGCTGCAAATATTTCTCGACGTGCGTTGAATCGATCGCATCCACCGCGCGGCCCTTGACGTACCCCGCGAACTGCAGAAGGTCGTACCGATACGCGCGAACCGTTTTTTCGGAAAGGCGCATCGAGTCCCGGCAGGCGTCGATGAATTGCGAAACGGACGTAGTCAGTGCCAACGGATCCCACCTGGCGCCCGTTCGTCCGTCCCTGACGATCCGCGCGGCGCTCCCCTTGAGTTTGCTTCCAAAATATAAATTAAGTTATTATGACATCTATGCAGCGAGTTTCGCCGAACTATGTCGATTAAATTGAACCTCCTCGTTTGTCAACTCCCTCACAGCGGCGATCCGGCGCATCGCCCATGCGTCCCGCACAACATACGCCGTTCGATAAGAAACCCGAATATTCGCGGGTGATAAGTTATCGAATCGTCCAATTGTATTGGTCGAAAACGTCAGGATACTCACGCATTAGTTCCGCGGCCATGAAGGCGCCGATTTCCTCCACGGTATCGAGCGCCATCACTTGCGCGGCAAAGCGTTCGGCGCGCGCGACGTCGATTCGCCGAAGCAGCTTCTTGACGCGCAACAGCGCGGGTGGATTCGAGGAAAGGTGCCGAACGCCAAGGCCGATGAGCAGCATGGTCATCTGGATATCGCCGGCCATCTCGCCGCACATGAAGGCCTGGATGCCCGCCTTGCCCGCGGCGTCGACCGCCATTTTCACCAGTCGCAAAACGGCCGGGTGCGTCTGGCGGTAGAGCTCCGCCACGTTTTCGTTGCCACGATCGACGGCGAGCGCGTACTGGATCAGATCGTTCGTGCCGATGCCGAAAAAACGCACCTCTTTCGCGAGGGCGTCGGCGATGAGCGCGGCGCTCGGGATTTCGATCATGATCCCGGTTTCGATATCGTCGGCGTATTCGATGCCCTCGAGTTCGAGTTCCTGGCGAACCTCTTCGAGCACGCCTTTCACCTCGCGCAATTCCCCCAGGCCGGAGATCATCGGGAACATGATGCGCAGGCGCCCGCGCACGGAGGCGCGCAACAGCGCGCGCAGCTGATCCTTGAAGACATCCTCGCGGCGCAGGCAATAGCGGACGGCGCGAAGGCCCATCGCGGGGTTGGCCTCGGGCGGCAAGCCGATGTCCGAAGCGACCTTGTCGAGGCCGAAATCGAAGGTGCGAATCGTGACGATGTGGTCCTTGCCGATCGCGCGCAGCAGATCGGAATAGATGCGGTACTGTTCTTCCTCGCCGGCCACGCCGCCGCGCCCCATGCAGATGAACTCGCTGCGGAACAGGCCGACATCGTGGATGCCGTAGCGGCGCATCAGTTCGATTTCCTGCGGCAGTTCCAGATTCGCCCACAGGCGGACCGGCGTGCCGTCGGCGGTCTGCGTGGGGCGGTCCTTCAGCTTCAGAAGCTCGCGCGCCTCCTCGTCGATCCGTCGCGATTTTTCCTGGTATTCGTCAACCTGCTCGATCGTGGGATGGACGATCACCTTGCCCTCGACGGCGTCCAGGATGACGACATCGCCCGTCTGGATGGTCGAGGTGGCGCGTTCGAGAGCGACAACGACGGGGATCTCCATGCCGCGGGCGAGGATGCAGGTGTGGCTTGTCGGGCCGCCCATGTCCATGGCGATGCCCTCGACGCTGCGAAAATCGATGACCGCCATGTCGCTTGGCGCGACGTTGTGCGCGATGAGGACGACGCCGACCGGCAGCGACTCCATCGAGTCCTGGTGCAGGCCCATGAGATTCCGCAGAAGGCGCGAACTGATTTCGTCGTACATGTTTGCGCGCGCCTCGCGCAGCGACTCCTCGTCGGTCGTCAGGGTGGCCTTGAGGTTGTCGAAGAGCTTCTTGACGGCCCACTCGGCGTTGATGCGCTCGGATTCGATGATCTGCTCGATTTGCGCGGCCAGCTCGCGATCCTCGACCCAGTGCATGTGCGCCTCGAGGATCTGCCGGTGCTCGTCGGGCATGTCGCGCGCCAGCAGCATGTCGAGCTGGTCGCGGCACTCATTGACGGCGTTGCGAAAGCGCCCGGTCTCGAAGAGCGTCATCTCCGGCAACACCATCCGCATGGGAACCTTGAGCTTGCCGCGATCAATCGCGTAGGCCAGGCCGACGGCGATCCCGGGCGATCCGACCGCGCCGCGCAACGTTCGCGTCACGGCACGATGCTCCGACATCACTCTTCGCCGAACTTGTTTTGAAACAGACTGGCCAGCGCGGAAACAGCCCGCGTGGCGTCCGGTCCGGACGCCTCGATGGTGATG contains:
- a CDS encoding HAD-IC family P-type ATPase, giving the protein EISPGLGLRGRVAGARVAVGSPAYAREIGIGAEALRASIDEAARDGESAVVVAIDGVAAGTIAVSDPPKDDAAQTVARLREMGFSVAMLTGDARPTAAAVAARLGIEDVIAEVLPDKKAERIAQLQDEGRVVAMVGDGINDAPALARADLGIALSSGTDVAIESADLAIVGPRLMTVVTSIEISRRTLSAIRQNLFFAFIYNVVGIPLAAGGFYLLTGGPLPPTFAAAAMAASSISVISNSLRLRRAFTRAPEDTGTRTAAVAGAEA
- the ptsP gene encoding phosphoenolpyruvate--protein phosphotransferase, which gives rise to MTRTLRGAVGSPGIAVGLAYAIDRGKLKVPMRMVLPEMTLFETGRFRNAVNECRDQLDMLLARDMPDEHRQILEAHMHWVEDRELAAQIEQIIESERINAEWAVKKLFDNLKATLTTDEESLREARANMYDEISSRLLRNLMGLHQDSMESLPVGVVLIAHNVAPSDMAVIDFRSVEGIAMDMGGPTSHTCILARGMEIPVVVALERATSTIQTGDVVILDAVEGKVIVHPTIEQVDEYQEKSRRIDEEARELLKLKDRPTQTADGTPVRLWANLELPQEIELMRRYGIHDVGLFRSEFICMGRGGVAGEEEQYRIYSDLLRAIGKDHIVTIRTFDFGLDKVASDIGLPPEANPAMGLRAVRYCLRREDVFKDQLRALLRASVRGRLRIMFPMISGLGELREVKGVLEEVRQELELEGIEYADDIETGIMIEIPSAALIADALAKEVRFFGIGTNDLIQYALAVDRGNENVAELYRQTHPAVLRLVKMAVDAAGKAGIQAFMCGEMAGDIQMTMLLIGLGVRHLSSNPPALLRVKKLLRRIDVARAERFAAQVMALDTVEEIGAFMAAELMREYPDVFDQYNWTIR
- a CDS encoding tyrosine-type recombinase/integrase, producing the protein MALTTSVSQFIDACRDSMRLSEKTVRAYRYDLLQFAGYVKGRAVDAIDSTHVEKYLQQLSDVDGLKPASLRRKLMTLKAFFGFFENLGGIGTNPTVGVVAGVTATRPMPKILNIGDVERLLDYLEAEVERLAERQEDAGARDVLLYRNAIRDRAVIELLFASGMRVGELAALDIGGLNLAKRTLCVVGRQSRERVLHIDSDRTIAALRRYKATREPANAAEPALFLNRFGGRLSIFAVENIFDRARKAAGIRRRVTPHVLRHTLATMLLNSGRPVADVQDILGHSSSITTHLYGDIAPKRQKRLLENFDTGGRLSVRVVAKDVRD